In Nocardia sp. NBC_01327, the genomic stretch GCGCTGGCGGAGGAAATGCTCACCGCCACGCCGCTTTCGGTGAGCGATGTGGCGATCCGGCTCGGTTATGCGGAGGCCTCGACCTTCATCCACGCCTTCAAAAGATGGACGGGGACAACGCCTTCGGCCTATCGGCGCGGCGCGGTCAGTCCTGTGGTTCGCTGAGCCACCCGCCCATGGCGACGGGCCGGAACATGGACAGCAGCCGGCCGTCCTGAATGGAGTGCATGACCAGCGAGGGGTCCGGCGCGAAGTCGATCGGCACATGTCCCGATCGGGCCGTCTCCCATTCGCCGCCGATGGTGGAGGAGACGCTCGGCGCGACGATGAGCGGTTTGCCCGCGAAGGACGTGACCAGGCCCGAATGCACATGTCCGGTGAGCACACCGAGAATGCGATCGTCGCCGGACACGATGTTCTCCAGCCGCTCCGGATTCGTCAGCCGAATGGGATCGACCACCGTGCTGAGTACCGGAACCGGCGGATGGTGCATGGCGATCAGCACCAGCTCGTCCGGCGGCGCGGCGGACAGCAGATCGATGAGCCAGGAATAGGTCTCGTCCTCGAGCAGCCCCTCGGGCTTGCCCGGAATGCTGGAGTCGAGCAGGGCCAGCGTGACACCGTCGACGCTGTGCGCCTGATTGATCGGCGCATAACTCGCGGTGCCGTCCAGCAGCACCTTGCGCATATTGCCGCGATCATCGTGATTGCCGGGCATGATCACCACCGGCACGTCGGCGACCAGGGCATTGCGGGCCTGCTGGTACTCCTCGATATCGCCTTCGTCGGCGATATCCCCGGTCACGATGATGACGTCGGGGCGCTGCGGCAGCTCGGCCAGATAGGCCATCACCCGCTCGGCGCGTTCATTGTTCCTGGCGCCCATATTGAAGTGGGTGTCACTGAGCTGTGCCAGCAGAACCATCGGCATTCGCTTTCTGTGAAGGGCCGCATCATTGCGCCCGATCGTGCCGCGCCAACGCGTCACGTCACCAGGCTAGATGCCCTGCCCGCATGGATCTCAGTGAGACTCGCCACCGAATATAGCGATGCCACATTAACGGTCGCCCGGAGTGACCGGGGTCATCAGCTCGCGCGCGATACTCAACAGTTGCACGGGATCCGCGGATTCCGCACCGGCAGCCCAGAATTCCGGGCCCGGCTCGGCTTCCAGATCCAGCACCGGGGGAGTGCGCCAATCCGCGTCCAGCAGCAGCCGCCACGAATGCAGATAGGTGCGGGCATGGGCACCGGACCTGTCGAAGAGCGGATCGCCGACGATGGGATGCCCGATCCAGGCCAGATGCACCCGAATCTGATGCCGCCGCCCGGTGATCGGCCGCAGCGCCAGCACGGTATGCGTTTCGGTGCGGGCGAGGGTCGCGAATTCGGTGACCGACGGATAGTTCTTGCCCGCCAGCACATCCCGCTCGTCCACCCGCCAGCGCTCGCCCTCGCGCTGAATGCTCTCGCGCGGCGCGGCAATGCGGATCCGGTTCTTGCGCCCGACACTCAGCGGCAGGTCGATGACGCCGCGGTCCGGCAGATCCGCCGGACCGGTGGTGACCGCCAGATACGCCTTCTGCGCCGTGCGCTTGTTGAACTGCCGGGTCAATTGCCCGTGTGCCGGCAGTTCTTTGGCGAGCAGCACCAGTCCGGAGGTCACCTTGTCGATGCGATGCACCGGGTACAGCGTCTCCCCGTGCGCGGCGGCGAGCTCCACGATGTCGGTGTCGTGGCGCTCGCCGGTCACCGAGATCCCGGCCGGTTTATTGAGCGCGAGGACATTGTCGTCCTCAGTGATCAGGCACTGTTTCCGCAGTTCGGGCCAACGCGTATCCACAGTGCCCACCCTAGAGAGCGTCCGCGCTCAGGCGATGGCCCGCTCCAGTTCGGCCAGCCCGTCCTCCATATGCGCGGGCAGCCGATCCAGATCCGGCACGGTGCGGCGGCAGCCGACGAACCCGAAATCGAGGTTCTCCCCATTGGTGGTGAGCGTGATGTTCATGGCCTGCGATTCGAACGGAATCGACAGCGGATAGTTGCTGTCCAGTCGAGCGCCCTGCATGTAGACCGGTTTACGCGGTCCGGGCACATTGGAGATGACCAGATTGAACGGCATGCGCGGCAGCGCCTCGAACCCCGGCAGCAGTGAGACGCCCAGCGGCGACATGAGCAGCGCCGAGAGCGCCATGGCCTCCAGCTTCGGCAGCTGGGTGAAGACCTGCTTGGCCTCGCGCATGGAGGTGCTGATCGCGGTCAGCCGCGCCATCGGATCATCCAGGTGGGTGGCCAGATTCGCCAGGCAGGCCGCGACCATATTGCCCTCGGAGGCGTCGGCCTCGGCGGCGGTGCGAATATTCACCGGCACCATGGCGATGAGCGGTTCGGCCGGCAGTCCGTCGTGCTCGATGAGATAGGTGCGCAGCGCGGCGGCGCTCATGGCCAGCACCACATCGTTGACGGTCGCGCCGGTGGCCTGGCGCACCCGGTTGATGCGCTCGAGCGGCCAGGAGCGCACGGCAATGCGCCGCGCTCCGCCGATCGACACATTGAACATGGTGCGCGGCGCGGTCATGGGCATGGTGAGCCTTCCGTCGATCGCTCCGCGCAATGGCGCGGCAATCGATGCGGTGCTACGGACCATGCGCGGCAAGGCTTTTCGCAACTGCTGCCATGAGCTGGTGCGTTCGACGGCCGCGAGCTCGACGCTTTCGCGAATCGGCGCGGTGCCCCACGGCACCCGCACCTGCGTATCCAGCGGATCGTCGGTGAGGGTGCGCTGCAGCAATCGCATGGCGGAGACGCCGTCGATGAGCGCGTGGTGCATTTTCATATAGAGCGCGAAGCGCCCGTCGTCGAGGCCCTCGATGAGCCGGGCCTCCCACAGCGGCCGGTGCCGGTCGAGCAGGATGCCGTGTAGTCGTTCGGTGAGATCCAGCAGATCCTCCATGCCGCCGGGCCCCGGCAGCGCGCTGCGCCGCAGGTGATAGCCCAGATCGACCTGCGCGGCATGGGACCAGGACACGCTGGAGAAGCCGCCGAAGGTGCGGCTGGGATGCCTGCGGAAGCGCGTGCGCACCTCGGTGGAGGCGGACATGGCCGTAAAGAGGTCGTGCACGAACTCGGGCCCCGCGTCGGCGGGCGGTTCGAACAGCTGCAGACCACCCACGTGCATCGGATGTTCGCGGGATTCGATGGCAAGGAAAATAGCGTCGAGAGGATTCAGAAGGTCCATCGGTTTCGCCTAACCGGTGGGGCAGCGCTGTTCGACATTCGGCACGCACAACTGCCCAGGGAGATACGGTCGAGCGACGCTGCCCCCCGCTGCGTTGACGGTGAATTAGATTATCACTGTGCTTGTTTCGTTATAACCGGAACTTCGGAAAGCAAACCTTCAGCTGGTGTGCCATAAGTTTGCTCTCTGCCCAGATCGTCGATCGACGCGAAGGACATGCCGACAATGGTACGGCGGCCGTGCGCGAATGGGTGGACCCGATGCAGCGTCGTGTCGGAGCGCATCAGATAGAGGTCGAGAGGCTGCAGCTCCCACGACTGAATGGGATTGCGGGTAAGGGTTCGGTACACGTCGGAGTGATCCCAGTCCCGCCGGGTGTGCGCCACCGTCTGCACGAAACCGCCCTCCTCCAGGGGTGGGCACTCCACCACCAGGATCAGTGCGAAAGCATAGTCATCCCAATGCCATTGGCTGTCCGCGTCATCGTGCTGCCGTCGCCGCACCGCATACCGCTCCGGACCCGGGCACGGCAGCACCGGCTCCGTCGCCACCGTAGTGAGACTGTGCCGCAACAGTTCACAGTCGTAGAGCTGCGGAATGCATTGGCCGCGCGCGTCGACCTCCCGCGGGCCGAGGTCGATCGCA encodes the following:
- a CDS encoding RluA family pseudouridine synthase yields the protein MDTRWPELRKQCLITEDDNVLALNKPAGISVTGERHDTDIVELAAAHGETLYPVHRIDKVTSGLVLLAKELPAHGQLTRQFNKRTAQKAYLAVTTGPADLPDRGVIDLPLSVGRKNRIRIAAPRESIQREGERWRVDERDVLAGKNYPSVTEFATLARTETHTVLALRPITGRRHQIRVHLAWIGHPIVGDPLFDRSGAHARTYLHSWRLLLDADWRTPPVLDLEAEPGPEFWAAGAESADPVQLLSIARELMTPVTPGDR
- a CDS encoding metallophosphoesterase, producing MPMVLLAQLSDTHFNMGARNNERAERVMAYLAELPQRPDVIIVTGDIADEGDIEEYQQARNALVADVPVVIMPGNHDDRGNMRKVLLDGTASYAPINQAHSVDGVTLALLDSSIPGKPEGLLEDETYSWLIDLLSAAPPDELVLIAMHHPPVPVLSTVVDPIRLTNPERLENIVSGDDRILGVLTGHVHSGLVTSFAGKPLIVAPSVSSTIGGEWETARSGHVPIDFAPDPSLVMHSIQDGRLLSMFRPVAMGGWLSEPQD
- a CDS encoding HalD/BesD family halogenase, translated to MQPHSSVDAARKHLTAVDPAALRHARDRLAETGIARLGFLLPYRVKRALAAEALTMLDHHQSWIAPGAEAPERHAIDLGPREVDARGQCIPQLYDCELLRHSLTTVATEPVLPCPGPERYAVRRRQHDDADSQWHWDDYAFALILVVECPPLEEGGFVQTVAHTRRDWDHSDVYRTLTRNPIQSWELQPLDLYLMRSDTTLHRVHPFAHGRRTIVGMSFASIDDLGREQTYGTPAEGLLSEVPVITKQAQ
- a CDS encoding WS/DGAT/MGAT family O-acyltransferase gives rise to the protein MDLLNPLDAIFLAIESREHPMHVGGLQLFEPPADAGPEFVHDLFTAMSASTEVRTRFRRHPSRTFGGFSSVSWSHAAQVDLGYHLRRSALPGPGGMEDLLDLTERLHGILLDRHRPLWEARLIEGLDDGRFALYMKMHHALIDGVSAMRLLQRTLTDDPLDTQVRVPWGTAPIRESVELAAVERTSSWQQLRKALPRMVRSTASIAAPLRGAIDGRLTMPMTAPRTMFNVSIGGARRIAVRSWPLERINRVRQATGATVNDVVLAMSAAALRTYLIEHDGLPAEPLIAMVPVNIRTAAEADASEGNMVAACLANLATHLDDPMARLTAISTSMREAKQVFTQLPKLEAMALSALLMSPLGVSLLPGFEALPRMPFNLVISNVPGPRKPVYMQGARLDSNYPLSIPFESQAMNITLTTNGENLDFGFVGCRRTVPDLDRLPAHMEDGLAELERAIA